The Catenuloplanes niger genome includes a window with the following:
- a CDS encoding ATP-binding cassette domain-containing protein has protein sequence MSLLIVDGVTLGYGGEPVLRDVTVSAEPGRILAVTGPSGAGKSTLLHAMAGLLRPLAGEVRASGEVIRDRDHAVSRRIVLVPQDNGLAAILTAGENLQVALMANGAGPSEARASAATALAALGLAEQSGQLVEELSGGQQQRTALARGLALAGDVLLADEVTSELDAVNRARVLELLRAEADRGAAVVFATHDAEAAAFCDAELHLRDGSAEPLAIVKVAP, from the coding sequence ATGTCACTGTTGATCGTGGACGGCGTCACCCTCGGCTACGGCGGCGAGCCGGTGCTGCGGGACGTGACCGTGAGCGCGGAGCCGGGGCGGATCCTGGCGGTGACCGGCCCGTCCGGCGCCGGCAAGAGCACGCTGCTGCACGCGATGGCCGGGCTGCTGCGCCCGCTGGCCGGCGAGGTGCGCGCCAGCGGCGAGGTGATCCGCGACCGGGACCATGCGGTGTCCCGGCGGATCGTGCTGGTGCCGCAGGACAACGGGCTGGCCGCGATCCTGACCGCGGGCGAGAACCTGCAGGTCGCGCTGATGGCGAACGGGGCCGGCCCGTCCGAGGCCCGCGCGTCCGCCGCGACCGCGCTGGCCGCGCTCGGGCTCGCGGAGCAGTCCGGGCAGCTGGTCGAGGAGCTCTCCGGCGGTCAGCAGCAGCGGACCGCACTGGCCCGCGGGCTGGCGCTCGCCGGTGACGTGCTGCTGGCCGACGAGGTGACCAGCGAGCTCGACGCGGTGAACCGGGCGCGGGTGCTGGAGCTGCTGCGCGCGGAGGCGGACCGGGGCGCGGCGGTCGTGTTCGCCACGCACGACGCGGAGGCGGCCGCGTTCTGCGACGCGGAGCTGCACCTCCGGGACGGCAGCGCGGAACCCTTAGCGATCGTTAAGGTTGCGCCCTAG
- a CDS encoding acyl-CoA mutase large subunit family protein translates to MDAEQIAAGRARWQARYDAAHKRDADFTTLSGETVAPLYGPPDGAGYPGFARIGWPGEFPYTRGLHPTGYRGRAWTIRQFSGFGNARQTNERYRMLLAAGGGGLSVAFDMPTLMGYDSDDPQALGEVGHCGVAIDSAADMDVLFDGIDLGAVTTSMTISGPAVPIFCMYLVAAERQGADLSGLDGTLQTDIFKEYIAQKEWLFAPEPHLRLIGDLMEYCAAEIPRYKPLSVSGYHIREAGSTAAQELAYTLADGFGYVELGLSRGLDVNRFAPGLSFFFDAHVDFFEEIAKFRAARRIWARWLRDVYGATDERALWLRFHTQTAGVSLTAQQPVNNVVRTAVEALAAVLGGTNSLHTNALDETLALPTEESAEIALRTQQVLMEETGVANVADPLGGSWYVEALTDRIEAAAEEIFTRIRNLGADGTITSGILRGIEDGWFTSAIAESAFAYQAALEKGDKRIVGVNVHTGTVAKDLEILRISHEVEREQRRVLAARRAERDDAVVRRVLGELAAACRTEANLIPPMLAAARAEATLGEICGVLREAWGVYREPARF, encoded by the coding sequence ATGGATGCCGAGCAGATCGCCGCCGGACGTGCCCGCTGGCAGGCGCGGTACGACGCGGCCCACAAACGGGACGCCGACTTCACCACGCTCTCCGGCGAGACGGTCGCGCCGCTCTACGGCCCGCCGGACGGCGCCGGGTACCCCGGCTTCGCGCGGATCGGCTGGCCCGGCGAGTTCCCGTACACGCGCGGGCTCCACCCGACCGGCTACCGCGGGCGGGCCTGGACGATTCGGCAGTTCTCCGGGTTCGGCAACGCGCGGCAGACCAACGAGCGGTACCGGATGCTGCTCGCGGCCGGCGGCGGTGGCCTGTCCGTGGCGTTCGACATGCCGACCCTGATGGGGTACGACTCGGACGATCCCCAGGCGCTCGGCGAGGTCGGGCACTGCGGCGTCGCGATCGACTCGGCCGCGGACATGGACGTGCTCTTCGACGGCATCGACCTGGGCGCGGTCACCACCAGCATGACCATCTCCGGTCCGGCCGTGCCGATCTTCTGCATGTACCTGGTGGCGGCCGAGCGGCAGGGCGCGGACCTGTCCGGTCTGGACGGCACGCTGCAGACCGACATCTTCAAGGAGTACATCGCGCAGAAGGAGTGGCTGTTCGCGCCGGAGCCGCACCTGCGCCTGATCGGTGACCTGATGGAGTACTGCGCGGCGGAGATCCCGCGCTACAAGCCGCTGTCCGTCTCCGGCTACCACATCCGGGAGGCCGGCTCGACCGCCGCGCAGGAACTGGCGTACACGCTGGCGGACGGTTTCGGGTACGTCGAACTCGGCCTGTCCCGCGGGCTGGACGTCAACCGGTTCGCGCCCGGCCTGAGCTTCTTCTTCGACGCGCACGTGGACTTCTTCGAGGAGATCGCGAAGTTCCGGGCCGCGCGGCGGATCTGGGCGCGCTGGCTGCGGGACGTCTACGGCGCGACCGACGAGCGGGCGCTGTGGCTGCGCTTCCACACCCAGACCGCGGGCGTCTCGCTGACCGCGCAGCAGCCGGTCAACAACGTGGTGCGGACCGCGGTGGAGGCGCTCGCGGCCGTGCTCGGCGGCACCAACTCGCTGCACACGAACGCGCTGGACGAGACGCTCGCGCTGCCCACCGAGGAGTCGGCGGAGATCGCGCTGCGCACCCAGCAGGTGCTGATGGAGGAGACCGGCGTCGCGAACGTGGCCGACCCGCTCGGCGGCTCCTGGTACGTGGAGGCGCTCACCGACCGGATCGAGGCGGCCGCGGAGGAGATCTTCACCCGGATCCGGAACCTCGGCGCGGACGGCACCATCACGTCCGGCATCCTGCGCGGCATCGAGGACGGCTGGTTCACCTCGGCGATCGCGGAGTCGGCGTTCGCGTACCAGGCGGCGCTGGAGAAGGGCGACAAGCGGATCGTCGGCGTGAACGTGCACACCGGGACGGTCGCGAAGGACCTGGAGATCCTGCGGATCTCGCACGAGGTGGAGCGCGAGCAGCGGCGGGTGCTGGCCGCGCGGCGGGCGGAACGGGACGACGCGGTGGTCCGGCGGGTGCTGGGCGAGCTGGCGGCGGCCTGCCGGACCGAGGCGAACCTGATCCCGCCGATGCTCGCGGCGGCCCGCGCGGAGGCCACGCTCGGCGAGATCTGCGGCGTGCTGCGCGAGGCGTGGGGCGTCTACCGGGAGCCCGCCCGGTTCTGA